A genomic region of Pogona vitticeps strain Pit_001003342236 chromosome 15, PviZW2.1, whole genome shotgun sequence contains the following coding sequences:
- the LOC110081049 gene encoding uncharacterized protein LOC110081049: protein MATRRAVPPSLWSGHERLRIGERLQASLAGLLELDLLRETQRAIVERALEEEEETRRKDDEDDDDDDDGEPPQQEERQSDLGGNGLPPAPSKLDRSKSEDLLGTTKTARESYSSSDNVGTELGALRGQAGDDPDKGGVGLQIISEHLPTAKKAALNGGESQDALEADSRPSSGFYETSEMSSLSDSCASVQSDGPGGGSHSSVGSLSHLPGLRENGSARPHSTDEAAVRFLDLQLQRLSLANAPGAAGSRRPVSTGDLEFLLGLGDLSLPFSKNPGLQLLRYKSDLVSRNTNEIYHYPSPLHAVALQSPLFTSSLSHSSSQEDLQEASPRVAEAPSPKTGSLCSPEQRRTRLDHYVTKLALRYKCRSVTGRPEGRYLAGSQKSLSMSSVCSSVLGASQLLASGSGWKIRRRISTCSHVRSLEGSEGTQESRVLDSQGDLTPFPEISSIASNATNLSKVSEPSVMSLPETLPPYPDRSAIGYPNKQASEFGKGGLGWVNGSPRTTVQGETSLGKEASLPRATSDFEKLYKGRHASQELVKTAERPEKASERSWLNPRELLRRLSLRRRSSSRMGSRARASSEMNVHVAAGLACHSDPQASKGKAIRPRWASVLEISSKTPGRPRPKAGPFPPPHVLNRHLTFSSNSPGTFCFVGESRLDLAPHRRAVLAGGGGGGLGKVEATSAISLNGEWILHPFGERWPQASATLDSTDLPVRSFKLRRSRSFKELKKAMTRSLRGSRTPK from the exons GAAGAGCGTCAAAGCGACCTGGGTGGGAATGGATTGCCCCCCGCCCCCTCCAAACTGGACCGAAGTAAATCCGAGGACCTTCTCGGGACCACCAAGACGGCCCGTGAGTCCTACAGTTCATCTGACAACGTTGGGACAGAGTTGGGCGCTCTGCGTGGCCAGGCGGGAGATGATCCAGACAAGGGGGGCGTCGGACTGCAGATCATCAGCGAACATCTCCCCACTGCTAAGAAAGCTGCACTGAACGGAGGGGAGAGCCAGGATGCGTTGGAGGCTGATTCCAGGCCCAGTTCAG ggttttacgAGACCAGCGAGATGAGTTCGCTCTCGGATTCCTGCGCCTCCGTGCAGAGCGACGGGCCCGGAGGCGGCTCGCACAGCAGCGTCGGGTCCCTCTCCCACCTCCCCGGCCTGCGGGAGAACGGCTCGGCCCGCCCGCATTCCACCGACGAAGCCGCCGTCCGGTTCCTGGACCTTCAGCTGCAGCGTCTCAGCTTGGCCAACGCTCCTGGGGCTGCCGGCAGCCGGAGGCCTGTGTCGACAG GTGATCTGGAGTTTCTGCTGGGCCTCGGAGACCTGTCCCTCCCGTTCTCCAAGAACCCGGGCCTCCAGCTGCTGCGCTACAAGTCCGACCTCGTCTCGCGCAACACCAACGAAATCTACCACTATCCGAGCCCGTTGCATGCCGTGGCCCTCCAGAGCCCGCTCTTCACTAGCAGCCTTTCGCACAGTTCCTCCCAGGAAGATCTCCAGGAGGCGTCCCCGAGGGTGGCGGAGGCCCCCTCTCCAAAGACGGGGTCCCTTTGCTCCCCGGAGCAGCGCCGAACCCGCCTCGACCACTACGTGACTAAACTAGCGCTCCGCTACAAGTGCCGCTCAGTCACCGGCCGGCCGGAGGGCCGATACCTAGCGGGAAGCCAGAAAAGCTTGTCCATGTCATCCGTCTGCAGTTCTGTGCTCGGCGCCAGCCAGCTCCTGGCCTCGGGCTCCGGGTGGAAGATCCGTCGGCGGATCTCCACGTGCTCCCACGTGCGCTCTCTGGAAGGCTCCGAGGGGACCCAAGAGTCTCGGGTCTTGGACTCCCAAGGAGACCTCACGCCCTTCCCGGAGATCAGCTCCATCGCGTCTAACGCCACCAACCTCAGCAAGGTGAGCGAGCCTTCGGTGATGTCGCTCCCGGAGACTCTCCCGCCGTATCCAGACCGTTCTGCCATCGGCTACCCGAACAAGCAAGCGAGTGAATTCGGGAAAGGGGGTCTTGGCTGGGTCAATGGTTCCCCTAGGACCACGGTCCAGGGGGAGACCTCCCTCGGGAAGGAGGCCTCGTTGCCCCGGGCGACCTCCGACTTCGAAAAGCTGTACAAAGGGAGGCACGCCTCTCAGGAGTTGGTGAAGACGGCCGAGAGGCCAGAGAAGGCGTCCGAGAGGAGCTGGTTGAATCCCCGGGAGCTGCTGAGGAGACTCAGCCTGCGGCGTCGGTCCTCCTCACGCATGGGGAGCAGGGCGCGCGCCAGCTCAGAAATGAACGTCCACGTGGCTGCAGGCTTGGCCTGCCACAGCGACCCCCAAGCCAGTAAAGGCAAAGCAATCAGGCCGAGATGGGCTTCGGTCCTCGAGATTTCCAGCAAGACTCCCGGCCGGCCCCGGCCAAAAGCCGGCCCTTTCCCCCCGCCTCACGTCCTCAACCGCCACCTCACCTTCTCCTCCAACTCCCCGGGGACCTTCTGCTTTGTGGGCGAGAGCCGCCTCGACCTGGCGCCCCACCGGCGGGCCGTGCTGgcgggtggtggcggcggcggcctcggcaAGGTGGAAGCCACCAGCGCCATCAGCCTTAATGGGGAGTGGATCCTCCATCCGTTCGGGGAGAGATGGCCCCAGGCCTCCGCCACCTTGGACTCCACCGATCTGCCCGTCCGGAGTTTCAAGCTGCGCCGCAGCCGGTCATTTAAGGAGCTCAAGAAGGCGATGACGCGCTCTCTCCGCGGTTCCCGAACCCCCAAGTGA